A window from Vigna angularis cultivar LongXiaoDou No.4 chromosome 7, ASM1680809v1, whole genome shotgun sequence encodes these proteins:
- the LOC108336471 gene encoding protein PSK SIMULATOR 2, translating into MGSVCSAGKAEKNKNKEVRGKGLGNLKKLKSVAKGKGDCFSNSKISDRGRKKNGSEFRISNPTGKQGKQGSQRGSIWGRAGERAVEVLDTLGSSVPKLSNSNGFGTAVAPRGNRISILAFEVANTINKGAILFQSLSEENIQFLKKEILQSEGLQQLVSTDTKELIGLVEADKREEFNAFSREVARFGNMCKDPQWHNLERYFSRLHMYLLDNMQPRVEAENTMQELTTLSHSTAELYHELTSLERFEQDYQNKIKEMESLNLPLNGDSLTAFQIEIKHQRKFVRSLKRKSLWSRRLEEIVEKLVDIVTHMDQAIFEFLGNHGTTSVNSSKGSERLGEAGLSLHYANIINQINMIASRPTVLPPNMRDTLYHGLPNNIKNALPSRLQNADAMKQLSITEVKAEMDKTLQWLTPFATNTTKVHQGFGWVGEWANSSTDFCENTSKENKLIRLQTLYYAEKQKIDFYIVELLTRLHYLVTFVRYRHSNPMRPMSTTTSPKRLEFQAKMLEFITLDISKSLGTQLSQEDKRLLEEVTMRRRNPGVSKSEDLAATKKRRAKVCHHSNSVGSSPFTTKALENQKSNLLDIMDGL; encoded by the exons ATGGGGTCGGTTTGTTCAGCTGGTAAGgctgagaaaaacaaaaacaaagaggTTAGAGGGAAAGGCTTGGGAAACCTTAAGAAGTTAAAGAGTGTTGCAAAGGGGAAAGGAGattgtttttcaaattcaaagatCAGTGATCGTGgtagaaagaaaaatggaagtGAATTCAGAATATCAAATCCTACTGGAAAACAAGGGAAACAG GGATCCCAGAGAGGTTCCATTTGGGGAAGAGCTGGTGAGAGGGCAGTGGAAGTTCTGGACACACTTGGAAGTAGTGTGCCAAAGTTAAGCAACAGTAATGGGTTTGGCACTGCAGTGGCTCCAAGAGGGAATAGAATATCTATATTGGCATTTGAAGTGGCTAACACAATAAATAAAGGAGCAATCTTGTTTCAATCACTGTCTGAAGAAAACATTCAGTTCcttaaaaaagagattttgcAGTCAGAAGGGTTGCAACAGTTAGTTTCAACTGATACAAAGGAGTTAATAGGCCTAGTTGAAGCTGACAAAAG GGAAGAATTCAATGCGTTCTCCCGGGAAGTGGCTAGATTTGGAAATATGTGTAAGGATCCTCAGTGGCATAACCTAGAACGATATTTCTCAAG ATTACATATGTACCTATTGGACAACATGCAGCCAAGGGTAGAGGCAGAAAACACAATGCAGGAGTTGACAACTCTATCTCACAGTACTGCT GAATTATACCACGAGCTAACTTCGTTAGAACGTTTTGAACAAGATTATCAGAACAAGATTAAGGAAATGGAATCCTTAAATCTTCCTCTCAACG GGGACAGTCTCACAGCTTTTCAGATTGAAATAAAGCATCAGAGAAAGTTTGTGAGGAGCTTGAAAAGGAAATCTCTTTGGTCCAGAAGATTGGAAGAG ATTGTTGAAAAGCTTGTTGACATAGTTACCCATATGGATCAAGCAATTTTCGAGTTCCTTGGAAACCATG GTACAACTTCTGTAAACTCTAGTAAGGGTTCTGAAAGACTTGGTGAAGCTGGTCTCTCTCTGCACTATGCTAACATTATCAATCAGATAAACATGATT GCATCTCGTCCAACTGTTCTTCCTCCAAATATGAGAGACACATTGTATCATGGATTGCCTAATAATATTAAGAATGCACTTCCTTCTCGGCTTCAAAATGCTGATGCCATGAAACAG CTCTCCATCACTGAGGTCAAAGCTGAAATGGACAAGACGCTGCAGTGGCTTACTCCATTTGCCACAAACACGACCAA GGTACATCAAGGTTTTGGATGGGTTGGTGAATGGGCAAATTCAAG TACTGACTTTTGCGAAAACACATCCAAAGAAAATAAACTGATTCGGCTGCAGACACTCTACTATGCTGAGAAGCAAAAGATAGATTTTTACATAGTTGAATTGTTGACTAGACTTCACTACTTGGTTACCTTTGTAAGATACAGACATAGTAATCCCATGAGACCAATGTCCACGACAACTTCTCCGAAGCGACTAGAATTTCAAGCAAAGATGTTAGAGTTTATAACCTTAGACATTAGCAAGTCATTGGGAACTCAACTTTCCCAAGAGGACAAAAGATTGTTAGAAGAAGTAACTATGAGAAGAAGGAATCCAGGCGTTAGCAAAAGTGAAGATCTTGCAGCGACCAAGAAAAGAAGAGCCAAAGTTTGTCATCATAGCAATAGTGTAGGGAGTTCACCTTTTACAACAAAAGCTTTGGAGAACCAAAAATCTAATCTTTTGGATATTATGGATGGGCTATAA